A stretch of Imperialibacter roseus DNA encodes these proteins:
- a CDS encoding DinB family protein, whose translation MSSHILISSLEFNQKKIESLLADLTVDETLAFTHDNINNIHWIVGHIASQRDTLLEDLTGEMTFPQELKQYYGKTGDPRKMPKTIDWLKCLDILKEQFNDISAWVLEWDSQGRLDREKGDVIVKYLSHEAYHIGQVSLIRKMLGKTAAK comes from the coding sequence ATGTCGTCTCATATTCTTATCTCCAGTCTCGAATTCAATCAGAAAAAAATAGAATCATTGCTGGCGGATCTCACAGTTGATGAAACACTGGCGTTCACTCACGATAACATCAACAATATTCACTGGATCGTGGGCCATATTGCTTCTCAAAGAGATACTTTGCTGGAAGACCTGACAGGCGAGATGACTTTTCCGCAGGAACTCAAGCAGTACTATGGCAAGACTGGTGATCCCCGAAAAATGCCGAAGACTATTGACTGGTTGAAGTGCCTTGATATTCTCAAGGAACAGTTCAATGACATCTCCGCCTGGGTTTTAGAATGGGATAGCCAGGGACGCCTCGATAGAGAAAAGGGTGATGTGATAGTAAAATACCTTAGCCACGAGGCATATCACATTGGGCAGGTAAGCCTGATTAGGAAGATGCTCGGTAAGACTGCGGCTAAATAG
- a CDS encoding IS1634 family transposase: MFIRQKKNKSGVISVQVIDKSSGSYRVHKTIGSSSSKSEVDVLMIQAREYVRCYGGQSVLDFNVGTDEHFFKAVYDNIEQLQLLGPELILGKLFDEIGFNRVKGELFRHLVISRLVYPVSKLKTIDYLQKYKGISLHVNEVYRFMDKLHSQDIEQIKAISFHHTVNILGKKLGVVFYDVTTLYFEAADEDDLRKAGFSKDGKHSNPQIVLGLLVAEQGYPLDYEIFEGNKFEGHTMLPVIEAFKNKYNAQQFIVVADAGLMSNKNITTLQAADYNFIIGARIKNESEAIKQKIFTSGLSDKQYVEIVRQDGLRIIVQYSTARAANDAKNRSKGLERLKKQLNTGKLTKKHINNKGYNKYLRLEGDIKITIDEQKFKDDSKWDGLKGYITNTRLEAQTVMDYYRQLWQVERTFRITKTDLRIRPIYHYKKRRIEAHICIAFAACKLYKELERKLKDKEASISAEKAIDIMKTIFGLTLNMPQSQETKLMLLDKTQEQKNLIQLFQEDWVSQ; encoded by the coding sequence ATGTTTATCAGGCAGAAGAAGAACAAGTCAGGTGTCATTAGTGTGCAGGTGATCGACAAAAGTTCGGGTAGCTATAGAGTGCATAAAACCATAGGAAGCTCTTCGAGCAAATCTGAGGTTGACGTTTTGATGATTCAAGCTAGAGAATACGTTCGTTGTTATGGGGGCCAATCTGTTCTTGATTTCAATGTTGGCACTGACGAGCATTTTTTCAAAGCTGTTTATGACAATATCGAGCAGCTACAATTACTGGGGCCGGAATTAATATTAGGGAAGCTCTTTGATGAAATAGGTTTTAATAGAGTAAAGGGAGAGCTTTTTAGACACTTGGTCATCTCCAGATTAGTTTATCCTGTTAGCAAGTTAAAGACCATTGATTATCTTCAGAAGTACAAAGGCATTAGCCTTCATGTCAATGAAGTTTACCGGTTTATGGATAAACTTCATTCCCAGGACATAGAGCAGATCAAAGCAATAAGCTTCCATCATACTGTGAACATCTTGGGTAAAAAGCTGGGAGTTGTCTTTTACGATGTAACCACTCTATATTTTGAGGCTGCTGACGAAGATGACTTGCGAAAAGCCGGTTTTAGCAAAGATGGCAAGCACAGTAACCCACAAATAGTGCTGGGGCTTTTGGTGGCAGAGCAAGGCTATCCACTCGATTATGAGATTTTTGAAGGCAATAAGTTTGAAGGCCATACGATGCTTCCTGTCATAGAAGCTTTCAAAAACAAGTACAATGCCCAACAGTTCATTGTAGTTGCCGATGCAGGTCTTATGTCAAACAAGAACATAACCACACTACAAGCAGCAGATTACAACTTCATAATAGGAGCCAGGATTAAGAATGAAAGTGAAGCTATCAAACAAAAAATCTTTACATCAGGTCTTAGTGATAAACAATATGTAGAAATAGTCAGGCAGGATGGCTTACGGATAATCGTCCAATATTCTACCGCAAGGGCGGCCAATGATGCCAAAAACAGATCCAAGGGGTTAGAACGTCTTAAAAAGCAATTGAACACGGGCAAGCTCACCAAAAAGCACATCAACAATAAAGGCTATAATAAATACCTCAGGCTAGAAGGAGATATAAAGATCACCATTGATGAACAAAAATTTAAAGACGACTCAAAGTGGGACGGCCTGAAAGGATACATCACCAATACACGACTGGAAGCTCAAACAGTCATGGACTATTATCGCCAGTTATGGCAAGTCGAAAGAACATTTAGAATAACGAAAACCGATTTAAGGATAAGACCGATATACCATTACAAGAAAAGAAGAATTGAAGCCCACATCTGTATCGCCTTCGCTGCTTGTAAGCTTTACAAAGAACTGGAACGAAAGCTAAAAGACAAGGAGGCATCGATCAGCGCTGAAAAAGCCATCGATATTATGAAAACGATATTCGGGCTGACTTTAAACATGCCGCAATCTCAGGAAACCAAACTTATGCTCCTCGATAAAACCCAAGAGCAAAAAAACCTTATCCAATTATTCCAAGAAGATTGGGTGTCCCAGTGA
- a CDS encoding TolC family protein has product MNRKLCVSISLLVFLCIQIKAQDYNFNLQEIIQRAKDQSPAAKQAETQRNNSYWQYRTFKSNYNPQVTLTGNAPGYSNQITGVQQPDGSVVYRTLNQTYSNAALGLQQPIAATGGNISVNTNLFQFHNFIPNPGDPATTWQSTLFNLQLQQPLFAFNPLRWDKKVQPIIYEQSKRSYVEDMEFVSRIAVDRYFGVLTAQINLQIAQFNLANNDTIYQIEQGRYNIGTTSEDKLLQVQLQLLRSRQEVAQAKLDFRNNVLRLRNYIGLNELSSSAEIELTLPEDIPIFDISEEDALRYAKQNRSQYISFERDRLIAEQAVARAKGQRYQVNMAASYGVNGTSSNLSDISANPNNQGIASIQFSVPIVSWGRNKSRLQTALANEQLTQYTIAQEELNFDQEIITQVRQFDMLQLQLEITKTAAEVAQKRYDVAQNRYLIGKIDITNLNIALTEKDTARRSYTDALQAYWRAYYDLRRLTLYDFENKTLLYNPELEQEVTEY; this is encoded by the coding sequence ATGAATAGAAAATTGTGTGTGTCTATCTCACTCCTGGTATTCCTGTGCATCCAGATCAAAGCCCAGGACTATAATTTCAATCTCCAGGAAATTATCCAGCGTGCAAAAGACCAATCTCCAGCAGCCAAGCAGGCCGAGACACAAAGGAACAACAGCTACTGGCAATACCGGACTTTCAAATCTAACTACAACCCCCAGGTAACGCTTACTGGAAATGCTCCTGGCTATTCCAACCAAATTACAGGCGTGCAGCAGCCAGATGGATCTGTCGTTTACCGAACATTGAACCAAACTTACTCGAATGCTGCCCTGGGTCTTCAGCAGCCTATTGCTGCTACAGGCGGCAATATCTCTGTTAACACCAATCTCTTTCAATTTCATAATTTTATTCCTAACCCTGGTGACCCGGCCACCACATGGCAAAGCACATTGTTCAATCTCCAATTGCAGCAGCCTCTTTTCGCCTTCAATCCTTTAAGGTGGGATAAGAAAGTGCAGCCCATAATTTACGAGCAAAGCAAAAGGAGTTATGTTGAGGATATGGAGTTTGTGTCCAGAATTGCCGTTGACAGATATTTTGGAGTACTTACCGCCCAAATCAATCTTCAGATAGCTCAGTTCAACCTGGCTAACAACGACACTATTTATCAGATTGAACAAGGGCGGTACAACATCGGAACAACGTCGGAAGATAAATTGCTTCAGGTGCAACTCCAGTTGCTTCGCTCCCGCCAGGAAGTAGCGCAGGCTAAATTAGATTTCCGCAATAACGTGTTACGTCTTAGAAACTATATAGGGTTAAATGAATTGAGTAGTTCTGCGGAAATTGAGCTAACGTTACCAGAAGACATTCCAATTTTCGATATCAGCGAGGAGGATGCTTTAAGATATGCCAAGCAAAACAGATCCCAGTATATTTCTTTTGAACGAGATAGGTTAATTGCAGAACAAGCAGTGGCACGGGCCAAAGGGCAACGATACCAGGTAAACATGGCAGCCTCCTACGGAGTAAATGGCACTTCTTCCAACCTTTCCGATATTAGCGCCAATCCCAATAATCAGGGCATCGCCAGCATTCAGTTTAGTGTCCCAATTGTGAGCTGGGGCAGAAATAAATCCCGGCTGCAAACAGCATTGGCCAACGAACAGCTGACCCAATACACAATTGCCCAGGAGGAATTGAATTTTGATCAGGAGATTATTACCCAAGTGCGGCAATTTGACATGTTGCAGCTACAGTTGGAGATTACCAAAACAGCCGCTGAAGTAGCACAGAAGCGGTATGATGTGGCTCAAAATCGTTACCTGATCGGAAAGATTGACATCACCAACCTGAACATCGCACTCACGGAAAAGGACACTGCCCGCCGCAGTTACACCGATGCTCTGCAAGCCTATTGGAGGGCTTACTATGATCTTCGCAGGTTGACTTTGTACGATTTCGAAAACAAAACGCTTCTTTACAATCCAGAGCTTGAGCAGGAGGTAACAGAATATTGA
- a CDS encoding PorP/SprF family type IX secretion system membrane protein, with product MKFKLLALIALLSLCIGKAYSQGGIFLSQYYQNLPGFNPGLTGAADFLDIRTGTRQQWVGFEGAPKTYFVSANGAIKPKVNPYRKNSLRMSESAEAQLPSSGASRLKWGLGGYVLKQEQGPFDQMQSVVNVASHIAVAERTYLSLGIATGISNYRVNLSEVVVADQVNDATYNRFMANGFNNTYATLSTGVAIYSDLFYAGISALQLSRTLLNGNDMLNKGGNNQIFHMVGGYRLYFRKFDVIPNINVRFETNQPMVVDLGARLRYNKLIFAGLSYRNDQSVIALLGIDITDKINFSYSLESRVGNASDVSNGSHEIMLGLKLFNHNRFSPLW from the coding sequence ATGAAATTTAAACTACTCGCACTAATAGCCTTGTTGTCGCTTTGCATTGGCAAAGCTTACTCACAGGGGGGGATATTCCTCAGTCAATATTACCAGAACCTACCTGGTTTCAATCCAGGGCTCACTGGTGCCGCCGATTTTCTGGATATCAGAACGGGCACCCGCCAACAATGGGTAGGATTTGAAGGCGCACCGAAAACTTATTTCGTTTCGGCGAATGGGGCTATCAAACCAAAAGTGAACCCGTACCGCAAGAATTCCTTGCGGATGAGCGAGTCTGCAGAGGCCCAGTTGCCTTCTTCCGGGGCCTCGAGGCTAAAGTGGGGTCTGGGAGGTTATGTGCTAAAGCAGGAGCAGGGACCGTTTGATCAAATGCAATCTGTAGTCAACGTGGCTAGCCATATTGCGGTTGCTGAACGTACCTATTTGAGTCTTGGGATTGCTACCGGCATTTCAAATTACCGGGTAAATCTTTCTGAGGTGGTTGTTGCCGATCAGGTGAATGATGCCACATACAACAGGTTTATGGCCAATGGTTTTAATAACACCTATGCAACGCTCAGTACTGGGGTTGCGATATACTCGGATTTGTTTTATGCAGGCATTAGTGCGTTGCAGCTGTCGAGAACGCTGCTAAATGGTAATGACATGTTAAACAAGGGTGGCAATAATCAGATTTTTCACATGGTAGGAGGCTATCGGTTATATTTTCGGAAGTTTGACGTGATTCCAAATATCAACGTAAGGTTCGAGACCAACCAACCAATGGTGGTTGACCTGGGTGCCAGGTTGCGGTACAACAAGCTCATATTTGCCGGCCTTTCTTACAGAAACGATCAGTCGGTGATCGCCCTTTTGGGGATAGATATCACTGATAAAATCAATTTTAGCTATTCGCTGGAATCAAGAGTCGGTAATGCCTCTGACGTTAGCAACGGCAGCCACGAAATAATGCTTGGTTTAAAACTTTTCAATCATAACAGGTTCAGTCCTCTCTGGTAA
- a CDS encoding ABC transporter permease, translated as MNKKLLANFQIALEAVLANQLRSLLTALGIIFGVAAVIAMLAIGNGAEKEILEQIKMVGVNNIIIEPVVEQEEKKIDAANAKGEEKKKFSPGLRMADAQSIFETIPDIQAVSPECVMETVIIKDGFRRSAKLVGVMPSYFDIGAFALNQGSMFSESQIEGGLPVCIIGKSIKGRFFSKEDPIGKTIKVGNQWLEVVGVLDERLISEKNIAKLGIRDYNMDVYVPIKTFLIRYRNRELITEAILKAANRNNNDDGSSSDQQPSNYHQIDKLVIQVKDASKMQSTAEIISRMIERRHFGVIDYEITIPELLLKQQQRTQNIFNIVLGAIAGISLLVGGIGIMNIMLASVMERIKEIGLRLSIGAQKTDIVTQFLFEAMMISVSGGIVGVVLGISLALGISSFGDFPTIITFSSVIVSFGVAATVGLVFGIAPAQKAASQDPITSLRYE; from the coding sequence ATGAACAAGAAGCTGCTGGCCAACTTCCAAATTGCCCTGGAGGCAGTTTTGGCCAATCAATTGCGTTCACTGCTAACCGCACTGGGGATCATTTTCGGAGTAGCCGCTGTCATTGCCATGCTGGCCATAGGAAACGGCGCAGAAAAAGAGATCCTTGAGCAAATAAAAATGGTGGGCGTTAACAACATCATCATTGAGCCGGTAGTAGAACAGGAAGAAAAGAAAATAGACGCCGCCAATGCCAAGGGGGAAGAAAAGAAGAAATTCTCCCCGGGTCTTAGAATGGCTGATGCGCAAAGCATTTTTGAGACGATACCAGACATCCAGGCTGTGAGTCCGGAATGCGTGATGGAGACTGTCATCATCAAAGACGGTTTTCGAAGATCAGCCAAACTCGTCGGCGTAATGCCTTCCTATTTTGATATTGGAGCTTTTGCCCTGAATCAAGGCAGTATGTTCAGTGAAAGTCAGATTGAGGGAGGTCTTCCTGTGTGCATCATTGGCAAAAGCATCAAGGGGAGGTTTTTTAGCAAAGAAGACCCCATTGGAAAAACCATCAAAGTTGGCAACCAGTGGCTGGAGGTAGTTGGGGTGCTGGACGAGCGCCTTATCTCTGAAAAAAATATAGCCAAGCTCGGTATTCGAGACTACAACATGGATGTATACGTCCCTATTAAGACGTTCCTGATCAGGTACAGAAACAGAGAGTTGATAACCGAAGCTATTCTAAAGGCCGCTAATCGAAACAACAATGACGATGGCAGCAGCTCCGATCAGCAGCCTAGTAATTATCATCAAATCGACAAGCTCGTCATTCAGGTGAAAGACGCTTCAAAAATGCAAAGTACAGCAGAAATCATCTCCAGAATGATAGAAAGGAGACACTTCGGAGTGATCGACTACGAAATCACCATTCCGGAGTTATTGCTTAAACAACAGCAGCGAACACAAAACATCTTCAATATTGTGCTTGGAGCCATTGCAGGAATTTCGCTGCTGGTTGGAGGCATTGGCATTATGAACATCATGCTGGCATCTGTTATGGAGAGAATCAAAGAAATTGGCCTTCGCCTTTCCATTGGAGCGCAAAAAACCGACATCGTCACTCAATTTTTATTCGAAGCGATGATGATCAGTGTCAGCGGCGGCATAGTCGGCGTGGTGCTCGGCATTAGCCTTGCACTGGGCATATCCAGTTTTGGGGACTTCCCCACCATCATTACTTTTTCTTCTGTCATCGTTTCTTTCGGTGTTGCTGCTACAGTAGGTCTTGTGTTTGGGATTGCGCCCGCACAGAAAGCTGCCAGCCAAGACCCAATAACTTCTTTAAGATATGAATAG
- a CDS encoding OmpA family protein — MKTLQIFTLLFLAASTTFGQYTFEAVEKLASTINSDAEEITPMLSADGSRLYFVRALYAQNIGGVQAGQDIWFSDRKADGSWAEPSNNLPTINNGDNNAMTGFTADGDTIFLINNYSSFPRRKIGLSYSTLKNGKWATPKEQGVEVKTKNDFYGMHVHQNQKVVIVSMMGDEALGEEDLYVSVKEADGSWSVAKHLGTTINSAGFEISPFLSYDQSTLFFASNGRGGFGDADIFMSTRLDDSWTNWSEPVNLGEQVNSAGFDAYYFEKNGSAYFSSNRGGGKADIYSLTAKRPEPVVAELPLVAEQKAAEVSPEIPIESERSYSIIPEPMVVYFAFDSYQLSKESKLTIQKIGEFLHKENGLSLDINGYADPAGPAAYNQNLSERRAMAVSAYLADELGIAKSRLVVEGKGEVGEAGFQSTIRENDTARKVEIVFSRKSVAAQ, encoded by the coding sequence ATGAAAACTCTACAAATATTTACCCTCCTCTTTTTGGCAGCCTCTACCACTTTTGGGCAGTACACGTTCGAAGCTGTTGAGAAGCTTGCATCAACCATTAACTCTGACGCAGAGGAGATTACTCCCATGCTGTCGGCTGATGGTTCCAGATTGTATTTTGTGCGTGCATTGTATGCTCAGAATATTGGCGGCGTGCAGGCTGGTCAGGATATTTGGTTTTCCGACAGGAAAGCTGACGGTAGCTGGGCCGAACCCAGCAATAACCTGCCAACGATTAACAATGGCGACAATAATGCCATGACGGGTTTTACAGCCGATGGCGACACGATCTTTTTAATTAACAACTACAGTTCTTTTCCAAGACGGAAGATTGGTCTTTCGTACAGCACACTTAAAAATGGGAAGTGGGCAACCCCAAAAGAGCAGGGCGTTGAGGTGAAAACCAAAAACGACTTCTACGGCATGCATGTTCATCAAAATCAGAAAGTGGTCATTGTGTCTATGATGGGAGATGAGGCCCTCGGAGAAGAGGATCTGTATGTTAGTGTGAAAGAAGCAGACGGTTCATGGTCTGTTGCCAAACACCTGGGAACGACTATTAATAGTGCTGGTTTCGAAATTTCCCCGTTTTTGTCCTATGATCAGTCTACCCTCTTTTTTGCTAGCAATGGCCGGGGTGGATTTGGTGATGCAGATATCTTTATGTCAACCAGATTGGACGACTCATGGACCAATTGGTCTGAACCAGTAAATCTTGGTGAACAGGTAAATTCAGCAGGGTTTGACGCTTACTATTTTGAGAAAAATGGAAGCGCTTATTTTTCATCGAACAGAGGTGGGGGTAAGGCAGATATTTATTCACTAACAGCGAAAAGGCCAGAACCAGTGGTGGCAGAATTGCCTCTGGTGGCTGAGCAGAAAGCAGCCGAAGTAAGCCCTGAGATCCCCATTGAAAGTGAACGCAGCTATAGTATTATTCCAGAGCCCATGGTTGTTTATTTTGCATTCGACTCCTACCAATTGTCGAAAGAATCAAAGTTAACCATTCAAAAAATAGGAGAATTTCTGCACAAGGAAAATGGCCTGAGTCTGGACATCAATGGATATGCAGACCCGGCCGGCCCCGCTGCCTATAATCAAAACCTTTCAGAACGCAGAGCAATGGCCGTCAGTGCATACCTGGCTGATGAATTGGGCATTGCTAAATCCAGGTTAGTAGTGGAAGGAAAAGGTGAAGTGGGGGAGGCCGGCTTTCAATCAACGATACGAGAAAATGACACCGCCCGCAAGGTGGAAATAGTTTTCTCACGAAAGTCAGTGGCAGCTCAATAA
- a CDS encoding efflux RND transporter periplasmic adaptor subunit, with product MKKRYILPASILILLVAVLYFSQSKGSEENDIIVNVSKGKFVVDVTTTGELSALRSVRILGPTRAQNYRIYNLKIESLVDEGTVVKKGDFVASIDKSELHTRLSDAANNLEKAQSQYEQTRLDTAINLRAEREKIINLRYALQEKQLVLDQSQFEPPATVKQNQIAMEKAQRELDQTVENYQLKIQQSVAKMQEVGATLRKEQSDYNSMKSLLEDFNILAPQDGMVIYTKNWDGNKIAAGSQIGAWNPVVATLPDLTQMMSVTYVNEVDIRRVAPGQKVKIGLDAYPDKELSGEVMKVANIGQQNPNSDAKVFEVTINVNERDPSLRPSMTTSNNIVVSELDSVVFVPLEAIHSRNDSIQYVILSDGTKQEVEMGLSNANEAIIKQGLSGTEKVYLSLPANMDEGEIKLLESLNGKRNQGEKNEVAEVTGSSATQPGSGKPLANNPNQ from the coding sequence ATGAAAAAAAGATACATTCTGCCTGCTTCTATTCTCATACTACTCGTTGCTGTTTTGTATTTCAGCCAGAGCAAGGGCAGCGAGGAGAACGACATTATCGTAAATGTGAGCAAAGGAAAATTTGTGGTTGACGTAACCACCACTGGCGAGCTCAGCGCCCTGCGTTCGGTAAGAATTTTGGGTCCCACAAGAGCTCAAAATTATAGAATTTACAACCTAAAGATAGAAAGCCTGGTTGATGAAGGAACCGTGGTTAAGAAGGGGGACTTTGTAGCATCTATTGACAAATCTGAGCTTCATACCAGGCTTTCGGATGCAGCAAACAACCTGGAAAAGGCGCAATCGCAGTATGAACAAACAAGGCTTGATACAGCGATCAACCTGAGAGCTGAAAGGGAAAAAATAATTAACTTAAGATATGCCCTGCAGGAAAAACAATTAGTGCTTGATCAGTCGCAGTTCGAGCCACCTGCAACGGTAAAGCAAAACCAAATAGCCATGGAGAAAGCTCAAAGGGAGCTAGATCAGACGGTGGAAAACTATCAATTAAAAATTCAGCAGTCGGTGGCCAAAATGCAGGAAGTAGGCGCCACTTTGAGAAAAGAACAGTCTGACTATAATTCTATGAAGTCTCTGCTTGAAGACTTCAACATACTCGCCCCTCAGGATGGAATGGTTATTTACACAAAAAACTGGGATGGCAACAAAATCGCAGCAGGTTCGCAAATAGGTGCCTGGAATCCAGTTGTGGCTACACTGCCCGATTTGACACAGATGATGTCGGTGACTTATGTCAATGAAGTAGATATCCGGCGAGTGGCCCCGGGGCAAAAAGTTAAAATTGGCCTCGATGCCTACCCCGACAAGGAGTTGAGCGGTGAGGTAATGAAAGTCGCCAATATTGGTCAGCAAAACCCGAATTCGGACGCCAAAGTTTTTGAAGTAACCATCAATGTCAACGAAAGGGATCCGTCTCTGAGGCCTTCCATGACAACCAGCAACAACATAGTTGTTAGCGAGCTCGATTCGGTAGTTTTTGTCCCCCTTGAGGCCATCCATTCACGCAACGACTCCATTCAGTATGTAATACTAAGCGACGGCACCAAGCAGGAGGTCGAAATGGGATTATCCAATGCCAATGAAGCCATTATCAAGCAGGGCCTTTCGGGCACCGAAAAGGTATACCTTTCCCTTCCTGCCAATATGGATGAAGGCGAAATCAAGCTCCTCGAATCGTTAAATGGTAAGCGAAACCAGGGCGAGAAAAACGAAGTAGCTGAAGTGACTGGATCGTCGGCCACACAACCCGGCTCAGGAAAACCTCTAGCCAACAACCCAAATCAATAA
- a CDS encoding PAS domain-containing protein: MLKYFRVEQLNGKYLPVSKWPLPRLLNNENVDGLEVRVRSIKNRWAKIFRYNGGSFADREGNLVYFLTISDRTELSNIKKHLRDSEERFLDAFHASPVALCITSNKDAICLEINKNAEELLGYSYEEYTGKPILTLNGVPLAEIKKIFSRKGEPSKSRESKLSISTKRGQKRLILFSVEQVMLNGEECRLTVFVDITNSK; the protein is encoded by the coding sequence TTGCTTAAGTACTTTAGGGTGGAGCAGCTAAATGGAAAGTATTTGCCCGTCAGCAAATGGCCACTACCGAGGCTGTTGAACAATGAAAATGTGGATGGGCTGGAAGTAAGAGTGCGAAGCATTAAAAATCGCTGGGCAAAAATTTTCAGGTACAATGGCGGCTCATTTGCAGACCGTGAGGGAAACCTGGTTTACTTTCTCACCATTAGCGACAGGACAGAACTAAGCAATATCAAAAAGCACCTGCGTGACAGTGAAGAAAGGTTTTTAGACGCCTTCCATGCAAGCCCAGTAGCGCTATGCATTACAAGCAACAAAGACGCCATCTGTCTCGAGATCAACAAGAATGCGGAAGAATTGCTGGGCTACAGCTACGAAGAATATACAGGCAAGCCAATTCTAACACTCAACGGTGTGCCCCTGGCCGAAATCAAAAAAATATTTAGCCGAAAGGGTGAGCCATCAAAGTCCAGAGAAAGCAAACTCTCAATCAGCACAAAACGAGGACAAAAAAGGCTGATACTTTTTTCGGTTGAACAGGTCATGCTCAATGGTGAGGAATGCAGATTAACAGTTTTTGTGGATATTACGAATAGCAAATAG